The following coding sequences lie in one Rutidosis leptorrhynchoides isolate AG116_Rl617_1_P2 chromosome 4, CSIRO_AGI_Rlap_v1, whole genome shotgun sequence genomic window:
- the LOC139839736 gene encoding uncharacterized protein, translating into MEKTVMEIHGMLKTAEANMAKAKPATTVLAIREGGIKKKKNKAKGKDKGKGKVGTSNFKPKPKGIANSSTSKIPQTKSPEEAICFFCGDKGHWRRNCTKYLKGLNELRAKGVAVPSGTHKK; encoded by the exons atggagaaaacagtCATGGAAatccatggcatgttgaaaaccgctgaggctaacatggccaaagctaaacccgcaactaccgtcttagccattcgtgaaggtgggattaagaagaagaaaaacaaagcaaagggcaaagacaagggcaagggtaaggttggcacgtccaacttcaaacctaaacctaagggcattgctaactcttctacttcaaagatcccacaaaccaagtctcctgaagaagcaatatgcttcttttgcggggataaaggacattggaggcgcaattgtaccaagtacttgaagggacttaatgaactacgggctaagggagtcgccgtaccttcag ggactcacaagaagtag